In Haliotis asinina isolate JCU_RB_2024 chromosome 15, JCU_Hal_asi_v2, whole genome shotgun sequence, one DNA window encodes the following:
- the LOC137264902 gene encoding uncharacterized protein yields MRTSITHTITPPVTITFNTVTPTVTITLNTVTPTVTITLSTVTPTVTITLSTVTPTVTITLSTVTPTVTITLSTVTPTVTIAFNTVTNTVTITLSTVTPTVTITLSTVTPTVTITLNTVTNTVTITFNTVTPTVTITFNTVTPTVTITFNTVTNTVTITFNTVTNTVTITLNTVTPTVTITLSTVTPTVTITLSTVTPTVTITLSTVTPTVTITLSTVTPTVTIALSTVTCTFTQASLR; encoded by the coding sequence atGCGAACCTCTATCACCCACACAATTACGCCTCCAGTTACAATCACCTTCAATACAGTCACACCCACAGTCACAATCACCCTCAATACAGTCACACCCACAGTCACAATCACCCTCAGTACAGTCACGCCCACAGTCACAATCACCCTCAGTACAGTCACACCCACAGTCACAATCACCCTCAGTACAGTCACACCCACAGTCACAATCACCCTCAGTACAGTCACACCCACAGTCACAATCGCCTTCAATACAGTCACAAACACAGTCACAATCACCCTCAGTACAGTCACACCCACAGTCACAATCACCCTCAGTACAGTCACACCCACAGTCACAATCACCCTCAATACAGTCACAAAcacagtcacaatcaccttCAATACAGTCACACCcacagtcacaatcaccttCAATACAGTCACACCcacagtcacaatcaccttcaatacagtcacaaacacagtcacaatcaccttCAATACAGTCACAAACACAGTCACAATCACCCTCAATACAGTCACACCCACAGTCACAATCACCCTCAGTACAGTCACACCCACAGTCACAATCACCCTCAGTACAGTCACACCCACAGTCACAATCACCCTCAGTACAGTCACACCCACAGTCACAATCACCCTCAGTACAGTCACACCCACAGTCACAATCGCCCTCAGTACAGTCACGTGCACATTTACTCAAGCTTCCTTACGCTAA